The candidate division WOR-3 bacterium genome contains the following window.
TCGCCCTTCAGGCCGGAAGGGAACTGAGAGTCATTGTCGAACCTTCGAAAATATCTGACGCTGAAGCCATAGTGCTGTCCGGCGAGGTAGCAGCGAGGATTGAAAAGGAGCTCAAATACCCGGGGCAGATAAAAGTCACGGTAATCAGGGAGATCAGGGCGACGGAATATGCAAAATAGAGTCAACTTCGTCTTTCTGGGAGACATAATAGGAAAACCGGGAAGACAGATATGCAAAGTCTGTCTTCCTGAGATTTTTAACGAGTACTCGCCGGACGCCGTCATAGCGAACGGAGAGAATCTGGCTTCGGGATTCGGAATATCGAGAAGGGTTTCGGAGGAGCTTTTCGAAGCCGGAGTTTCGGTTTTCACAGGAGGGAATCATTCTCTTCACGTGGTCGGTTCGGAGGATTGGTTCGAGAAGGAGCGCAGAGTTGTCATACCCGCAAATTTCACCAAATTCATAAGAGGATCCCGCCTTGCAGAAATCGAGACGGAAAATTCCTGCATATACATCGCTTGCCTCGTAGGCAGGCTTTTCATGAATCAAAGCGACAATCCGTTTACTGTTGCCGACGCTCTTCTGGAAGAGATCGCGAGAAAAAAGAAGGTGGAAAATCCGGTTATACTAGTCGATTTTCACGCCGAAGCGACATCGGAAAAAAAGGCGCTTCTTTTCAATCTCGACGGCAAGGTCACTGCTCTCCTGGGCACGCACACTCACGTAGCGACTTCTGACGAATTTGTGTCAGAAAAAGGAACGGCTTACATAACTGATGCCGGAATGGCGGGAGCATTCGACTCAGTGATCGGAATGAATCCCGGCGATTCACTTGAAACGATGAAAACAGGAAGAAAATTGAGGCTCAAACCGGCTTTCGGCTCGAAAAGGAGGCTCGACGGTGTTTTTGTTTCGGCTGATGCGGAAACCGGCAAGGCTTTGGAAATAAGACGCTTCACTAAATTCGCCGAGTTTCCCAGCATAAGGAACGGAGTTTGACGATGGATACAAAAATACTTCAGGGAAAACCGGTTGCAGACAGAATTTATGCTGAAATAAGCGAAACTGTCGCAAACATGGATGAAAAACCGAAACTTGTAGTCTTTTTTGTCGGCGAAGATCCCGCTTCAAAATCTTACGTTAGCTCAAAAGCCAGGGCGGCAAA
Protein-coding sequences here:
- a CDS encoding YmdB family metallophosphoesterase; translation: MQNRVNFVFLGDIIGKPGRQICKVCLPEIFNEYSPDAVIANGENLASGFGISRRVSEELFEAGVSVFTGGNHSLHVVGSEDWFEKERRVVIPANFTKFIRGSRLAEIETENSCIYIACLVGRLFMNQSDNPFTVADALLEEIARKKKVENPVILVDFHAEATSEKKALLFNLDGKVTALLGTHTHVATSDEFVSEKGTAYITDAGMAGAFDSVIGMNPGDSLETMKTGRKLRLKPAFGSKRRLDGVFVSADAETGKALEIRRFTKFAEFPSIRNGV